The following are from one region of the Natronosporangium hydrolyticum genome:
- the der gene encoding ribosome biogenesis GTPase Der — MSDAELDGPVPVVAVVGRPNVGKSTLVNRILGRRQAVVENQPGVTRDRVAYDATWAGRRFTIVDTGGWAPDAKDRAAAIAAQAEIAVATADLVLYVVEATVGATDVDDAAVPMLRRGGRPVLVVANKADNPALEAEASTLWSLGLGEPYPVSALHGRGTGDMLDALLDALPEPAPPEQFDQEQPAGPRRVALVGRPNVGKSSLLNRLARTPRAVVDSAAGTTVDPVDSLVEIGGETWQLVDTAGLRRRVGQASGTEYYASLRTSGAIDAAEVAVVLLDASEPITEQDQRILSMVTEAGRALVLAFNKWDLVDEDRRYQLAREIDRELRRIPWAPRLNLSALTGRAVDKLAPALRGALASWEQRIPTGQLNQWVTALTQATPHPVRRGKAPRVLFATQAGVCPPRFVLFTTGPLDAAYLRFVERKLREEFGFEGSPVEVAVRAREKYKSR; from the coding sequence GTGAGCGACGCCGAGCTCGACGGCCCGGTGCCGGTAGTCGCGGTGGTGGGCCGGCCCAACGTCGGCAAGTCCACGTTGGTCAACCGGATCCTCGGCCGCCGCCAGGCGGTGGTGGAGAACCAGCCCGGAGTCACCCGGGACCGGGTGGCGTACGACGCGACCTGGGCTGGTCGGCGCTTCACCATCGTGGACACCGGTGGTTGGGCGCCGGACGCCAAAGACCGGGCGGCCGCGATCGCGGCCCAGGCGGAGATCGCGGTGGCCACCGCAGACCTGGTGCTCTATGTGGTGGAGGCGACGGTCGGCGCCACTGACGTCGACGACGCGGCGGTGCCGATGCTGCGGCGCGGTGGCAGACCGGTGCTGGTGGTGGCCAACAAGGCCGATAACCCGGCGCTGGAGGCGGAGGCCAGCACGTTGTGGTCGTTGGGCCTGGGGGAGCCGTACCCGGTCTCGGCGCTGCACGGCCGCGGCACCGGCGACATGCTCGATGCGCTCCTCGACGCGCTGCCGGAGCCGGCGCCGCCGGAGCAGTTCGACCAGGAGCAGCCGGCCGGACCGCGCCGGGTCGCGCTGGTGGGTCGGCCCAATGTCGGCAAGTCGAGCCTGCTGAACCGGTTGGCGCGGACGCCCCGGGCAGTGGTCGACTCGGCGGCGGGCACCACAGTCGACCCTGTCGACAGCTTGGTGGAGATCGGCGGCGAGACGTGGCAACTGGTCGACACCGCCGGCCTGCGCCGACGGGTCGGGCAGGCGAGCGGCACCGAGTATTACGCCAGTCTGCGCACCTCGGGCGCGATCGACGCGGCGGAGGTGGCGGTCGTGCTGCTGGACGCGAGCGAGCCGATCACCGAGCAGGATCAGCGGATCCTGTCCATGGTTACCGAGGCGGGCCGGGCGCTGGTGCTTGCGTTCAACAAGTGGGACCTGGTCGACGAGGACCGGCGTTATCAGCTGGCGAGGGAGATCGACCGGGAGCTGCGGCGGATTCCGTGGGCTCCGCGGCTGAACCTCTCGGCGTTGACCGGCCGGGCGGTGGACAAGCTGGCGCCAGCGTTGCGTGGGGCGCTGGCGAGCTGGGAGCAGCGGATCCCGACCGGCCAGTTGAACCAGTGGGTGACGGCGTTGACGCAGGCCACGCCGCATCCGGTACGCCGGGGGAAGGCGCCGCGAGTGCTCTTCGCCACCCAGGCAGGGGTGTGTCCGCCACGGTTCGTGCTCTTCACCACCGGCCCATTGGACGCCGCGTACCTCCGCTTCGTGGAGCGGAAGCTTCGGGAGGAGTTCGGCTTCGAGGGGAGCCCGGTTGAGGTCGCGGTGCGGGCACGGGAAAAGTACAAGAGCCGCTGA
- a CDS encoding D-alanyl-D-alanine carboxypeptidase family protein has product MRLLAMVTVSGVALSTLTVPEPLPGIAPEAPCPALEVDRPVGLPTPPEPPPGHSPGDRQLGGAALAAAELVIPETAPTPPPLTATTWLVADLDSGAVLGACGPHEYAIPASTQKLLLAAALMSELDPDEVVEVVPEDLDIVPGSSAVGLLVGGRYTIETLWLGLMLNSGNDAANVLARLGGGEDGVAGGLALMNAEAQRLGAYQTFAATPSGLDGPGQYTSAYDLALIARPLFDREDFLDYVGADRAAIPPQPPQDPRGFEIQNDNGLLLNYPGALGGKTGFTDLARHSFVGAAQRDDRRLVVTVLGAEAQPLTGWQQAAELLDWGFALPAEAAVGRLVEPEELAAVASSSTEPPVEPAGSAGGEAAAALAPGRTWATAAVAATALLLSGVFAALAYRSARRRRG; this is encoded by the coding sequence TTGCGTTTGCTCGCGATGGTCACGGTGAGTGGGGTTGCCCTGTCGACGTTGACGGTTCCAGAACCGCTTCCTGGCATTGCCCCCGAGGCGCCGTGCCCGGCGCTGGAGGTCGACCGGCCGGTTGGCCTGCCGACTCCGCCGGAGCCGCCGCCGGGGCATAGCCCGGGCGACCGGCAACTGGGCGGGGCAGCGTTGGCCGCTGCGGAGCTGGTGATCCCGGAGACCGCCCCGACGCCCCCGCCGCTGACCGCGACCACCTGGCTGGTTGCGGACCTCGACAGCGGAGCGGTGCTGGGAGCCTGCGGCCCGCATGAGTACGCGATCCCGGCGAGCACGCAGAAGTTGCTGCTGGCGGCGGCGCTGATGTCGGAGCTCGACCCGGATGAGGTGGTCGAGGTGGTGCCCGAAGACCTTGACATCGTGCCGGGTAGCTCGGCGGTCGGGTTGCTGGTCGGGGGGCGGTACACCATTGAGACGCTGTGGTTGGGGTTGATGCTCAACTCGGGTAACGACGCCGCCAACGTGCTGGCGCGGCTGGGTGGTGGGGAGGACGGCGTGGCTGGCGGGCTCGCGCTCATGAACGCCGAGGCGCAGCGATTGGGCGCCTACCAGACCTTCGCCGCGACGCCGTCAGGGTTGGATGGGCCGGGGCAGTACACGAGCGCGTACGACTTGGCGTTGATCGCGCGGCCGTTGTTCGACCGGGAAGATTTCCTCGATTACGTAGGGGCCGACCGGGCTGCGATTCCACCGCAGCCGCCGCAGGATCCGCGCGGCTTCGAGATCCAGAACGACAACGGGTTGCTGCTGAACTATCCCGGCGCGTTGGGCGGGAAGACCGGGTTCACCGATTTGGCTCGACACAGCTTCGTGGGGGCAGCGCAGCGCGACGACCGCCGGCTGGTGGTGACCGTTCTCGGGGCCGAGGCGCAACCGTTGACCGGGTGGCAGCAGGCGGCTGAGTTGCTGGACTGGGGTTTCGCGTTGCCGGCGGAGGCGGCGGTGGGTCGGTTGGTGGAGCCGGAGGAGTTGGCGGCGGTGGCGTCCTCGTCGACCGAACCGCCGGTCGAGCCGGCCGGGAGCGCTGGCGGCGAGGCGGCTGCGGCGCTGGCGCCGGGGCGGACCTGGGCGACTGCGGCGGTGGCCGCTACCGCACTGCTGCTGAGCGGGGTCTTCGCGGCGCTTGCGTACCGGTCGGCGCGGCGTCGCCGCGGCTGA
- a CDS encoding CDP-alcohol phosphatidyltransferase family protein, whose translation MPAARRGGSVTAVDRTDRLLTIPNVISVLRLLGVPLFLYLLLVAERDVAALVVLIVGGGTDWLDGWVARRLGQVSRFGAMLDPVADRLYILATLGAFTWREIIPWQFTVALLLRELMLTVGLALLRRAGYGPVPVHYLGKTATFLLLAAFPVLLLAVAVPGSAAWADPVGWALAWWGLGLYWVAGVFYVGQMVSLLRRGSVRT comes from the coding sequence ATGCCCGCGGCGCGGAGGGGAGGCTCGGTGACTGCTGTCGACCGGACCGACCGCCTCCTGACCATTCCCAATGTGATCAGTGTGCTGCGGTTGCTCGGGGTGCCGCTGTTTCTTTATCTCCTGCTCGTCGCCGAGCGGGATGTGGCGGCGCTCGTCGTGTTGATCGTCGGCGGTGGGACCGACTGGCTCGATGGTTGGGTGGCGCGCCGGTTGGGGCAGGTGAGCCGGTTCGGGGCGATGCTGGACCCGGTCGCCGACCGGTTGTACATTCTCGCCACTTTGGGGGCTTTTACCTGGCGTGAGATCATTCCGTGGCAGTTTACGGTGGCGTTGCTGTTGCGGGAGTTGATGTTGACAGTGGGGCTGGCGTTGCTTCGGCGGGCGGGTTATGGTCCCGTGCCGGTGCACTATCTCGGTAAGACCGCGACGTTCTTGTTGTTGGCGGCGTTCCCGGTGTTGCTGCTCGCGGTCGCCGTGCCGGGCAGCGCGGCCTGGGCGGATCCGGTGGGTTGGGCGTTGGCCTGGTGGGGTTTGGGGCTGTATTGGGTGGCGGGGGTCTTCTATGTCGGGCAGATGGTTTCGCTGCTTCGGAGGGGGAGCGTCCGGACGTGA
- a CDS encoding DUF881 domain-containing protein, whose amino-acid sequence MTEPRNPYRPLSPDFLTELFREPLDSGYAEAAARRAAGGSRPPGRRGGRLITVLTLAVVGALLAVAYQQVVAEQPSRAQVRADLETQIRDRQDETQVLQDRADTLRDEVAALRDQQLGDPAAVRTLRELEAVAGLGRVHGDGVVVRVDDGPASVDPQTGEQVVDPQARILYRDLQDLANALWAAGAEGVAINGRRLTATSTIRSASGAILIDRTPVAGPYEVVAVGPDDLGDRFAATQAAALMELLVQEFGIEYEVRSDSDLTLPAAAEPQLRFATVLDP is encoded by the coding sequence GTGACTGAGCCGCGAAACCCGTACCGTCCGTTGTCGCCGGATTTCCTGACCGAGTTGTTCCGGGAGCCGTTGGATTCTGGTTACGCCGAGGCTGCCGCGCGCCGGGCTGCCGGGGGTTCGCGGCCGCCCGGTCGGCGGGGTGGCCGGCTGATTACGGTGCTGACGTTGGCGGTGGTGGGGGCGTTGCTGGCGGTTGCGTATCAGCAGGTGGTGGCGGAGCAGCCGTCGCGGGCGCAGGTCCGGGCGGATCTGGAGACTCAGATCCGCGATCGGCAGGATGAGACTCAGGTGTTGCAGGACCGGGCCGATACGTTGCGGGATGAGGTCGCGGCGCTGCGGGACCAGCAGCTGGGCGATCCGGCTGCGGTGCGGACGTTGCGGGAGCTGGAGGCGGTGGCCGGGCTCGGGCGGGTGCATGGTGACGGCGTGGTGGTCCGGGTCGATGATGGGCCGGCGTCGGTGGACCCGCAGACTGGCGAGCAGGTGGTGGACCCGCAGGCGCGGATCCTCTATCGGGATCTGCAGGATCTGGCGAACGCCCTGTGGGCTGCCGGCGCGGAGGGTGTGGCGATCAATGGTCGGCGGTTGACGGCGACCTCGACTATCCGTAGCGCCAGCGGTGCGATCTTGATTGACCGTACGCCGGTGGCGGGGCCGTACGAGGTGGTGGCGGTCGGACCGGATGATCTAGGCGACCGGTTTGCGGCGACGCAGGCGGCGGCGTTGATGGAGCTGCTGGTGCAGGAGTTCGGCATCGAGTACGAGGTGCGGTCGGATTCGGATTTGACGCTGCCTGCGGCGGCGGAGCCGCAGCTGCGGTTCGCCACGGTGCTGGACCCGTAG
- a CDS encoding small basic family protein, with amino-acid sequence MIAVVALLVGVVLGVVLDPSVPVWLLPYLPIAVVAALDAVFGGIRAKLDGIFDDRQFVVSFISNVLVAALIVFLGDQLGVGSLLSIGVVVVFGVRIFGNVAAIRRHLFRA; translated from the coding sequence ATCATTGCCGTGGTGGCGCTGCTGGTCGGGGTGGTCCTCGGTGTGGTGCTGGATCCGAGCGTGCCGGTGTGGCTGTTGCCCTACCTGCCGATCGCGGTGGTGGCGGCGCTGGATGCGGTGTTCGGCGGGATCCGGGCCAAGCTGGACGGCATCTTCGACGACAGGCAGTTCGTGGTGTCGTTCATCTCGAACGTGCTGGTGGCGGCGCTGATCGTGTTCCTGGGCGACCAGTTGGGCGTGGGTAGCCTGTTGTCGATCGGCGTGGTAGTGGTGTTCGGAGTGCGGATCTTCGGCAATGTGGCGGCGATTCGCCGGCATCTTTTCCGGGCGTAG
- a CDS encoding DUF881 domain-containing protein, whose product MSDERERSEPPPQRAEPGGEGADPAAVPAEPVSRDPAVDDSPGEVVADAGAEPAGGRAAAGSGWRRWLAPSGSPTGWVTVVLLALLGFTFTVQVRSVAEDPTVAALGQEDLVRILANLDAHEERLRRDIGELQETHRRLTSADESQQEALAEAGRRADELGILAGTLPAAGPGVVVEFRGGPDAVNAARVLDAVQELRSAGAEAMQVAGADGAAVRVVASTYFVDGEQGLVVDGESLVAPYRLTVIGEPETLAPALRIPGGVVESVQRDGGTVTVNEETGGVEVSAVREQAALEHARPDS is encoded by the coding sequence ATGAGCGACGAGCGGGAGCGGTCGGAGCCGCCGCCGCAGCGGGCGGAGCCTGGTGGGGAGGGTGCCGATCCGGCGGCTGTCCCGGCCGAGCCGGTTTCGCGTGATCCGGCGGTTGACGATTCCCCGGGCGAGGTGGTCGCCGATGCTGGTGCGGAGCCCGCTGGTGGGCGGGCTGCTGCTGGTTCGGGGTGGCGGCGGTGGCTGGCGCCGAGCGGGTCGCCGACTGGTTGGGTGACGGTGGTGTTGCTGGCGTTGCTGGGTTTCACCTTTACGGTGCAGGTGCGCAGCGTGGCCGAGGATCCGACGGTGGCGGCGTTGGGCCAGGAGGATCTGGTGCGGATCTTGGCCAATCTGGATGCTCACGAGGAGCGGTTGCGCCGTGACATCGGCGAGTTGCAGGAGACTCACCGCCGGTTGACCAGCGCTGATGAGAGTCAGCAGGAGGCGTTGGCGGAGGCGGGTCGGCGCGCCGACGAGCTGGGGATCTTGGCGGGTACGTTGCCGGCGGCGGGGCCGGGGGTGGTGGTGGAGTTTCGCGGTGGGCCGGATGCGGTCAACGCGGCTCGGGTGCTCGACGCGGTGCAGGAGCTGCGCAGCGCTGGTGCGGAGGCGATGCAGGTGGCGGGTGCTGACGGGGCCGCGGTGCGGGTGGTTGCGTCGACCTATTTCGTCGATGGTGAGCAGGGGTTGGTGGTGGATGGTGAGTCGTTGGTCGCACCGTACCGGTTGACGGTGATCGGTGAGCCGGAGACGCTCGCTCCTGCCCTGCGGATTCCGGGCGGGGTGGTGGAGTCGGTGCAGCGCGACGGCGGTACGGTGACCGTGAACGAGGAGACCGGCGGGGTCGAGGTGTCGGCGGTGCGCGAGCAGGCCGCTCTTGAGCATGCCCGACCGGATTCCTAA
- the gcvH gene encoding glycine cleavage system protein GcvH has protein sequence MVPEQLRYTAEHEWVAAESGRARVGITHYAQEALGDIVFLQLPEVGAEVAAGDSVGEVESTKSVSEIYAPLAGRVSAVNEAAAGGPEVLNSDPYGEGWLFEIELADAAAVEGLLDATGYRKLTDA, from the coding sequence ATGGTTCCAGAGCAGCTGCGCTACACCGCGGAGCACGAGTGGGTCGCGGCGGAGTCCGGCCGGGCTCGGGTGGGGATCACCCACTATGCGCAGGAAGCGCTGGGCGACATCGTCTTTTTGCAACTTCCCGAGGTCGGTGCGGAGGTGGCGGCCGGGGACTCGGTGGGCGAGGTGGAGTCGACCAAGAGCGTGTCTGAGATCTACGCGCCGCTGGCGGGTCGGGTGAGCGCGGTCAATGAGGCCGCCGCTGGAGGGCCGGAGGTGCTCAACTCCGATCCGTACGGCGAGGGTTGGCTTTTCGAGATCGAGTTGGCTGATGCGGCGGCGGTCGAGGGACTGCTCGACGCCACTGGCTACCGTAAGCTGACGGACGCGTAA
- a CDS encoding FHA domain-containing protein: MTRPDDEFPPLDVTSTMNMGSIDDVLEGPDAEVAPGRMSGSLPPGMALLVVRRGPNAGARFLLDHDVTTSGRHPDSDIFLDDVTVSRRHAEFHRDGGTFTVRDVGSLNGTYVNRERVEAATLSNGDEVQIGKFRLVFVAGPRPGANASQQLAEHQ, encoded by the coding sequence ATGACGCGCCCAGACGACGAGTTTCCCCCACTCGACGTCACGTCGACGATGAACATGGGATCGATCGACGACGTCCTGGAGGGCCCGGACGCCGAGGTCGCCCCGGGCCGGATGTCCGGATCGTTGCCGCCGGGGATGGCGTTGCTGGTGGTGCGCCGCGGCCCGAACGCGGGCGCGAGGTTCCTTTTGGATCATGATGTGACCACGAGCGGCCGCCACCCGGACAGCGACATTTTCCTGGACGACGTGACGGTCTCCCGTCGCCACGCGGAGTTCCATCGGGATGGTGGGACCTTCACCGTGCGGGATGTGGGCAGCCTCAACGGCACCTACGTGAACCGCGAGCGGGTTGAGGCGGCGACGTTGAGCAACGGCGACGAGGTGCAGATCGGCAAGTTCCGGCTGGTCTTCGTGGCTGGCCCGCGGCCGGGCGCGAACGCTAGCCAGCAGCTGGCTGAGCACCAGTAG
- a CDS encoding bifunctional nuclease family protein, whose product MREVSVVGVRVELPSNQPIVLLREVDGERYLPIWIGAVEATAIAYEQQGVKPARPLTHDLLRDVLAALHAPLHAVEIVELKESVYFADLLIGEGLRVSARPSDSIALALRVGATIRCADSVLDEAGILIPDEQEDEVEKFREFLDQVRPEDFAG is encoded by the coding sequence GTGCGCGAAGTGAGCGTGGTCGGTGTTCGGGTGGAGCTACCCTCGAACCAGCCGATCGTGCTGTTGCGGGAGGTCGACGGCGAGCGGTACCTACCGATCTGGATCGGTGCGGTGGAGGCTACGGCGATCGCCTATGAGCAGCAGGGGGTGAAGCCCGCCCGTCCGCTTACGCACGATCTGCTGCGGGATGTGTTGGCGGCGTTGCACGCGCCGTTGCACGCGGTGGAGATCGTGGAGCTGAAGGAGAGCGTCTACTTCGCTGATCTGTTGATCGGCGAGGGGCTGCGGGTGTCGGCGCGGCCGAGCGACTCTATCGCCTTGGCGTTGCGGGTGGGCGCGACGATCCGTTGTGCGGATTCGGTTCTTGACGAGGCCGGCATCCTCATCCCGGATGAGCAGGAGGATGAGGTCGAGAAGTTCCGGGAGTTTCTGGATCAGGTTCGGCCGGAGGATTTCGCCGGTTGA
- a CDS encoding MerR family transcriptional regulator, producing MPEPQMPEPREADVLRPPMEAVGYRGVAAMNAAGISYRQLDYWARTGLVEPSIRAAAGSGSQRLYSFRDLVVLRVVKSLLEAGVSLQNIRRAIDTLRAHGVEDLAGITLISDGTTVYECRSAEEVVDLLQGGQGVFGIAISGAFAEIKGTLSHLPADRAAVDDEPGPVAALSGSGAGEGGSLGDELAVRRARRRAS from the coding sequence ATGCCGGAGCCGCAGATGCCGGAGCCGCGGGAGGCCGATGTGCTCCGACCGCCGATGGAGGCGGTCGGCTATCGCGGGGTCGCGGCTATGAATGCGGCCGGTATCAGCTATCGGCAGCTGGACTACTGGGCGCGGACTGGTTTGGTGGAGCCGAGCATCCGGGCGGCGGCGGGTTCGGGTAGTCAGCGGCTCTACTCGTTCCGGGACCTGGTGGTGTTGCGGGTGGTGAAATCTCTGCTGGAGGCGGGGGTTTCGTTGCAGAACATCCGCCGGGCGATCGACACGCTGCGGGCCCACGGGGTGGAAGATCTGGCCGGGATCACGTTGATCTCCGATGGTACGACCGTCTATGAGTGTCGTTCGGCGGAGGAGGTCGTGGATCTGCTGCAGGGTGGGCAGGGTGTGTTCGGGATCGCGATCAGTGGTGCGTTCGCGGAGATCAAGGGCACGTTGTCGCATCTGCCGGCGGATCGGGCGGCCGTTGATGACGAGCCCGGGCCGGTCGCTGCGCTCTCCGGTTCGGGGGCCGGTGAGGGTGGGTCGCTCGGCGATGAGCTGGCGGTTCGCCGGGCCCGGCGCCGCGCTTCGTAG
- the gcvP gene encoding aminomethyl-transferring glycine dehydrogenase — MTGLSFANRHIGPDAAAQRRMLEAIGYGSVEELMDAAIPESIRSQDSLDLPPPASEAVATAELRALAGQNTVAVSMIGLGFYGTHTPAVIRRNVLENPSWYTAYTPYQPEISQGRLEALLNFQTMVADLTGLATANASLLDEASGAAEAMALARRASKSASSVYVVDADVLPQTLAVLRTRAEPLGIELRVVDFAAADPVSELPAELFGAHLQFPGASGVVSERPSVVEAVHARGGLVTVAADLLALVLLRPPGEWGADIAVGTTQRFGVPMGFGGPHAGYVAVRSGLERMLPGRLVGVSRDAAGAPAYRLALQTREQHIRREKATSNICTAQVLLAVMAGMYAVYHGPEELREIAQRVHGQAGRLAAGLREAGVAIAHEAFFDTVVAVVPGRAAQVVAEAAQRGVNLRLVDADRVGVACDETTTEEHLELVWAAFGAAAPAGAAVVGLPAQSLRESSYLTHEVFHAYRSETSMLRYLKRLADADYALDRGMIPLGSCTMKLNATTQLEPISWPEFADLHPYAPVAQVAGYHELVSQLSRWLAEVTGYDAVSVQPNAGSQGELAGLLAIRAYLRDQGQQQRDVCLIPASAHGTNAASAVLAGMRVVVVACDSEGNIDLVDLDRQLAAHGDRLAAIMVTYPSTHGVYETGIAELCARVHDAGGQVYVDGANLNALVGYAKPGRFGADVSHLNLHKTFCIPHGGGGPGVGPVAVRAHLADYLPADPLQAAGAPVGAVAAAGYGSAGILPISWAYLRMMGSEGLRSATAAAVLATNYVAARLGDYFPVLYTGNKGLVAHECILDLRPLTKASGVTVEDVAKRLIDYGFHAPTMSFPVAGTLMVEPTESEDLAELDRFCDAMIAIRAEIDEVARGGWPGDDNPLRQAPHTAAAVSVDEWSHAYPRSVAAYPTGVPRLGKYWPPVRRIDGAYGDRNLACSCPAPEAFMT, encoded by the coding sequence ATGACCGGATTGTCGTTCGCGAATCGCCATATCGGGCCTGATGCTGCCGCGCAGCGACGGATGCTTGAGGCGATCGGTTACGGCTCGGTCGAGGAGCTGATGGACGCGGCGATTCCGGAGTCGATCCGGAGCCAGGACAGCCTCGATCTGCCGCCGCCGGCGAGTGAGGCGGTCGCTACCGCCGAGTTGCGGGCGTTGGCAGGCCAGAACACGGTCGCGGTGTCCATGATCGGGCTGGGGTTCTACGGTACGCATACGCCGGCGGTGATCCGCCGCAATGTGCTGGAGAACCCTTCCTGGTATACCGCGTATACGCCGTACCAGCCGGAGATCAGCCAGGGCCGGTTGGAGGCGCTGCTGAACTTCCAAACCATGGTCGCGGATCTGACCGGGTTGGCGACGGCGAACGCGTCGTTGCTGGATGAGGCGAGCGGGGCCGCTGAGGCGATGGCGTTGGCGCGGCGCGCGAGCAAGTCTGCTTCGTCGGTGTATGTGGTGGACGCGGATGTGTTGCCGCAGACGTTGGCGGTGTTGCGTACCCGGGCGGAGCCGTTGGGGATTGAGCTGCGGGTGGTGGATTTCGCGGCGGCAGATCCGGTGTCAGAGCTGCCGGCGGAGCTGTTCGGGGCGCACCTGCAGTTTCCGGGGGCGAGCGGCGTGGTGTCGGAGCGGCCGTCGGTGGTCGAGGCGGTGCATGCCCGGGGCGGTTTGGTGACGGTGGCCGCGGACCTGTTGGCGTTGGTGTTGCTGCGCCCGCCGGGTGAGTGGGGTGCGGACATCGCGGTGGGTACGACGCAACGGTTCGGGGTGCCGATGGGTTTCGGTGGCCCGCACGCTGGCTATGTGGCGGTCCGGTCGGGGTTGGAGCGGATGTTGCCGGGCCGGTTGGTGGGGGTGTCGCGGGACGCGGCGGGGGCGCCGGCGTACCGGTTGGCGCTGCAGACGCGGGAGCAACATATCCGGCGGGAGAAGGCGACTAGCAACATCTGCACGGCGCAGGTGCTGCTGGCGGTGATGGCCGGTATGTACGCGGTGTATCACGGGCCGGAAGAGCTGCGGGAGATCGCGCAGCGGGTGCATGGTCAGGCGGGCCGGTTGGCGGCAGGGCTGCGGGAGGCCGGGGTCGCGATTGCTCATGAGGCCTTCTTCGACACTGTGGTCGCGGTGGTGCCGGGCCGGGCGGCGCAGGTGGTGGCGGAGGCGGCGCAGCGGGGGGTGAACCTGCGGCTGGTCGATGCAGACCGGGTGGGGGTTGCCTGCGATGAGACCACCACTGAGGAGCATCTGGAGCTGGTGTGGGCGGCATTCGGGGCGGCGGCGCCGGCGGGGGCTGCGGTGGTGGGGTTGCCGGCGCAGTCGCTGCGGGAGAGCAGCTACCTGACCCATGAGGTGTTCCACGCTTATCGGAGCGAGACTTCGATGCTGCGGTATCTGAAGCGGCTCGCCGACGCGGACTATGCGTTGGATCGGGGGATGATTCCGCTCGGGTCGTGCACGATGAAGCTGAACGCGACTACGCAGTTGGAGCCGATCAGTTGGCCCGAGTTCGCGGACCTGCATCCCTATGCGCCGGTGGCGCAGGTGGCTGGTTACCACGAGTTGGTTTCGCAGTTGTCGCGGTGGTTGGCGGAGGTGACCGGCTATGACGCGGTGTCGGTGCAGCCGAATGCGGGGTCGCAGGGTGAGTTGGCCGGGTTGTTGGCGATCCGGGCGTACCTGCGCGATCAGGGTCAGCAGCAGCGGGATGTGTGTCTGATTCCGGCCAGTGCGCACGGCACCAACGCGGCGAGCGCGGTGTTGGCGGGCATGCGGGTGGTGGTGGTGGCCTGCGACAGCGAGGGCAACATCGACCTGGTGGATCTGGATCGGCAGCTGGCGGCCCATGGCGACCGGTTGGCGGCGATCATGGTGACGTATCCGTCGACGCATGGGGTGTATGAGACCGGGATCGCGGAGCTGTGCGCTCGGGTGCATGATGCGGGTGGCCAGGTCTACGTGGACGGGGCGAACCTCAACGCGTTGGTGGGGTATGCGAAGCCGGGGCGGTTCGGTGCGGATGTGTCGCACCTGAATCTGCACAAGACGTTCTGCATTCCGCACGGCGGTGGTGGGCCGGGGGTCGGCCCGGTGGCGGTGCGGGCGCACCTGGCCGACTATTTGCCGGCGGATCCGCTGCAGGCAGCGGGCGCCCCGGTGGGCGCGGTCGCGGCGGCGGGGTATGGGTCGGCGGGGATTTTGCCGATCTCGTGGGCGTATCTACGCATGATGGGTTCGGAGGGGTTGCGGTCGGCTACGGCGGCCGCGGTGTTGGCCACCAACTATGTGGCTGCCCGGTTGGGTGACTACTTCCCGGTGCTGTACACGGGCAACAAGGGTCTGGTGGCGCACGAATGCATCCTTGATCTGCGGCCGTTGACCAAGGCCAGTGGGGTGACCGTGGAGGATGTGGCGAAGCGGTTGATCGACTATGGGTTCCACGCGCCGACGATGTCGTTTCCGGTGGCGGGGACGTTGATGGTGGAGCCGACGGAGTCGGAGGATCTGGCGGAGCTGGACCGGTTCTGCGATGCGATGATCGCGATTCGGGCCGAGATCGATGAGGTTGCGCGGGGGGGTTGGCCGGGCGACGACAATCCGCTGCGGCAGGCGCCGCATACTGCCGCGGCGGTTTCGGTCGACGAGTGGTCGCATGCGTATCCGCGGTCGGTGGCGGCGTACCCGACTGGGGTGCCGCGGCTTGGGAAGTATTGGCCGCCGGTGCGGCGGATCGACGGCGCTTACGGCGACCGGAACCTGGCGTGTAGTTGCCCGGCTCCGGAGGCGTTCATGACGTGA
- a CDS encoding DUF5999 family protein: MSCTHLPVCPESNAVDRDAACVVASVPEQGWSLLCNGVILFEDTGELLPDGRAVAPHRGPAPHRVPAPRREPVAA; the protein is encoded by the coding sequence ATGTCCTGCACGCACTTGCCAGTCTGCCCGGAGTCGAACGCGGTTGACCGGGACGCTGCCTGCGTGGTGGCCTCGGTGCCGGAACAGGGTTGGAGCTTGCTCTGCAACGGTGTGATCCTCTTCGAGGACACCGGCGAGCTACTGCCAGACGGCCGAGCCGTCGCGCCACACCGCGGCCCGGCCCCCCACCGGGTCCCCGCGCCACGCCGCGAACCGGTCGCCGCCTGA